gaggaagaagaactTCAGCAAGAAGACCAGCGCCGCCAGGGCCAGCTCtggcaacaacaacaacaacaacctcGAGAACCCGGTTGAGAACATCAGGAAGCAGCTGGAGAAGCTGGAGGATCTGGGCGATCAGCTGCCCAGCAATGAAACGGCCTACACGCTGCGGTATCCTTTCCAGGACAAAGGTGAATCTTTTTAAAGGGACCTTGGGGACATTCGACAGTTGAGCTTTTACGTTAACACTTTACTGTAGCGGTCTTTCAAAATCAGTTTATTAGTTTATGTATGGACACTTAACCTTAAGAAGGATCTCTGAAGGAAGGTTTGGATTTTTGTTGAACTGTAAAGTGTTAATTTGGCAGCAAGAATGCAACAGAGTATGGAGTGTCTCAGGTTTTTCAGTTTGTCACTTCTTCATCAAccttgttttataaaaatgtaacatgaagtgtatttttgttaataacgttgaacaaattagagaagACTTGGAGCACCCTATACATGGCTTGGTAGCAGGAACACACTTTCACAACTAACAGTCAAGCGTCTACAGCTTAACCGCTTCAATTACGCCATCACGCGCGCGAACGCAGTTTCTTTCTCGATCGTTTCTCACAATTGgtcgattttgaaaattgttttatgATTTCTTCCCCAGGCATCTATAGACTTTATTTTGGCTAGCGGCTTTTCTGGGCCCGCTGAACGCACCACCGGACTCTTGGTTCTCCTTCTATGACTCGTTTCTCTTTCGTTCTCTTCTTTCCGTTACCTCTTTTCTTGCACGCCGCTTTCGCGAGCCAAGCAGCCTAGGGCGTGTCGGATGACACCGAAAAGGAATCTGCTCGATTTTCTAGCGCTGGCGAACGCCTCCTCGGAGCTGGAGTTCTTCCGGCACCGAATCCACGTCGAGAGGGATTCCGTGAGAAGGGCTCGAGAGGCGCTCCGACACCAAGAGAACGCATTCCACGGGCGACAGAGGGCTTGGAAGCAACGTAGCGCCAGGGCAACCCTCGAGCAATTGGTTCAGGTACTTTCACTATCATCTTGATTTTATCAAATTAAGTGCTAACCTGAGCACTTCATTTCAGTTTGTTAGTTATAGACAAATCTTAACCTCAGGATTTTCACCTCTGAAGGAAGGTTTGGATATTTGcactactttgacgagtctgactcgtgacgcactcgtacttcagcCATGATCAATtctactcgaatttttagtatgcttcaatttaaagttcaagtctaattataatttgcttagtcaacgattgcataataacatattgacataacatttcaaacttttttgTCTGTTTGAATAATGTAcctgtaattagtcagttctaaCTGACGCACCAAATAAGACATAGGGGTTAAAGAGTAAAGTGTTAATTTAGCAAGAATGCAACACAGTATGGAGTGTCTCAGGTTTGGTCACTTCAACCCTGTTTTCTAAAAATGTGACACgaagattttttattataaccTTGAACAAATTAGACAAGACCTAAAGCACCCTATACGTGGCCTGGTAGCTGGAACACACTTTTACAGTGAAACAAGTTACAAGTGCTAACCTGAGCACTTAATTTTGCAGGAGGAACGGGAACTTTCGGAAATGGAGGTGAGCCTACATCGAACCAGAAGTCTTTTAGGTGAGAAGGTGATTCATCTGAGGCATCTGGAACAATCCTTGGAGAGAGTGGCGAGTGCCAAAAGGAACGAAAACGACCCAACTTCGACGAGAAACGACGAACTAACGTTGAGCGACATGTCCAGCGCCAGCAGTGGCTTCAGTTCAACGGATCTGGGAACGGACACGTTCATAGGTGAGCTGCAGTCCTCAATCCCTTCCCTTTCTTTTCACACTCCATTTTTCAGTTCCGTTAGTTAGTCCTTTCGGTTCGAGATCTTTGGTTGCTTTCTTTTACTCAACAATTTTCTTTCGATTTTGTGTCACGATCCCGACGTATTCAGACAAACCGGATCACTACCAGGAGTCGACGGAAATCATCGCAAGCCTGGAAAACCTAAACTCAGAGATACGTGAGATCTGGGGCGTGCTGAACAAACGTTTGGACACTAACACTCCACCGCCGCCCACTTTGATGTACTCTTATTTGCGATGGCTACGTTTTCACCACCTTGCAGCACAATCAAACAGCGTACAAGGTCTGTGGAAATCTCGCAGCTGTTAAAACagtcttattttattttgaaatgttaaatcTTTATGAGGATCTGGATTTTCAGGAACGTTTGGTACCCCGAATATCCAGTCGAACATCCTGTCCCAGCTAACAGCCACGCAACCACCGGTGACCACCACGCAGAACATAATCGCCCAGTACGGTCCTAACAGCGGTTTCACGACCAGCGTCGGCACCGTCGACAAACCCACTTCAAACTTAATGGAAAGAACATGGAACCTGCGTGATTGGTTGCGGCAAGCCTGCGCAGAGAGCACCGATTTGATCAGTCCAGGTCAAGCGACTCTGTAAACGGCGATCGTCCGTCGATTCGTTTCCAGTTGCTTCCTATACTTCTTCTTCAACGATAGTTTCGATTCGCGTTTTTGGAAACGAACTGGATTTCGTCGTTTCGAACCTCTAGTCAGGTCACTGGCTGACCTTGAACCTCGTCTCCGCTTGCTCCTACCAAAGACTGCAGTGTGCAGAAATCGTTCAGCCTAAAAGGCAATGGACTCTTGGTGAAATCGTGAATGAACTTGTGAATGGGCTCTCCTGTAAATAATTTCCTATACAGGTTCCGTTCCTTTCTCGATAGTTTATATTTTCGGGCTGGATTTTTCTGCGAGTGTAtatggactctcgttatattgccgagtTGTGGATTTTCATTGCGATCTTGCAGCCATAGGCTTGAAGGACAATATAAGGAGAGTTTACTACATGTATACGTACAGGTTAGATTCACCTCGTCAAGTCTAACCCGAACTTAAAATCAAAACTAGTATATTTGCCTAAAGTCGGGTGAATTTAACGTCTGAGCTCTCTGGTGAGATTGACTCTCGAATGCCAAAGTTCGGTGTTAACCCTCGAGGGTCACGTTTTAAATTTTGTTGACAGACTTTTAAGAATTTGACCAGCTTTTATTTCCATGAATGAACCTTCGAGGGTTAAACGGTGTTCCTAGAATCCAGAGGCTACCCGCAATTAATTTCTAGAGTTCGACATTACCGGGAAACGTAGCTCGCAATAATCCTGATCTCATTAGATGTAGTTAGAGGCCCAAAGTTAACGCGTTCATTTCCAAGTCTTGGCAATCGGTGAACGCGTTAATTTCGCGAGAAACCTTGTTTTTATAATCGTTGTTCccctttacttgttactctcgttGCTGTTTCTCGTCGAACTTTGTTTCGCTTGTACTCATATTAATCGACTAAAGTCGAGTTTAGGTGATTTTGTATATGGATAAAGGAGCACGTAGATATTCGAAATCGTAGACATACGGTTGTATCTGAGTTAAATAGATAATCTTCATTAGCGCCGTCCTTGCGAATCGTACAAGCATCCGTTTCGTTTATTAGAGAAATAATTGCTACGTGAATTTTTATGATCGTTTGAAAGGTGCTTCGTCAGTGCAATAATTTTACGATGCGTTGCTGGATATCGTTTTTTCTCTATCTTTAACCGAAGTTTGTTGAATCACGAAACAATATTTAAAGTGTTGTTTAATCTCGTATCGGGAAGCCGTTCGCGAAACGATTCGAAGCAcaagtttattttaaacattgaaCAGACCCATCTTGGTTCGAAGAATCGATTTGCATTTCATTCCTTTTCTATTTCATTTGATACGCACGTGTAAAGTTGCGGCAGATACGTACACAAGATAttcgataaattaattttggaatACCTTGTATAttctgtaatataatatatatttgtatggacgcaaatatatatactatacaaaCTAATACCACGATTCTCTTTTCATCGAGGGTGAAAAATTGTTAGCGAGAAGAAACAATGGTTAATGATTGTTTCGATAACTTGTACAGGGTGTCCACGAATGAAAGGATACTATTTCCTTTTAAATCAACTTCtgcaagaatatttatttaaatccgACCTATCAAAATTTCCGTTCGATTTAATTCAGATCAGTATCCTTTCTTCCGAGGACACCGTATATACAATAAAACTATTATGTCATTTAGACCAATGAATTTCTCAAACCTATCAAAGACTGTTTAATATACCTAGATCTTATATTGTTACAACCCCTTAGTTTAATTGAACTATTTTGATGATCAAAATGTGAAACATGCTATACATATACTTAAATAAAACTGATGCATGCAACAGTAAATTGTTACACGACGATTCAACGGattaatttctcagtttctaaaaaaagaaagaaagaacccCCATCCATCGTACTCTTTTTCCGACCAACTTCGCCGCGAATAAACTTAAATAAACTCGGAACCGCTTCGATAACTATGGCTAGGAAAATAAACTGCAATCGGTATGCGTGTTTTCACATTCGTCGCTGTTTTCTTCGAACTGGTCCCTGCTGGGAAGCCATGAAGTCATTCGATGCGATTCGTTTCGCGTTTTATTCCTCAGAAAATTTTGCACACCTCTGATCACCGGCGACGTTTTGCACAGTAAGAGTCTCACGCATCCCAAATTCACGTCCTCTATTCTTTCGATCAGCTGATTCGGTAGTTCATCATCCTGAGCCTGATTTAACAATCTCTGTATCtgcaaatgatattattaagtGAATGCGCTGGTTTTTAATTGCTGGGTAACTCACTCTGTCGTTCTTGCTTTCTGTGATGAGGTCCGCTGGATTCCACGGTAAGTCGTCTTCGAAACTTCGGCCGAGGTTTTCTTTGGGGGGCTTCAGGTCGAATAGTGAACCTATCTGAGGTTAGTGTGAATTAGAATgcgaattttgaggattttatgCAAGgtgtgtaattttattttacttgtgGGAGGGAGACTGGAGGTGATGCGTCATGTTGGAATATAGTAGGTGGAAATATAGCGTGTTGGGGTGAAACATATTAAAGTATGATGCGTGGAGGTGCAATACGTAgcggtacgacgcgtggaaatatggggcgTGACAACACACCGCGGGGAAATATGGCGCATGgcgacacaacgcgtggaaatatgacgcgtggcgacacaaggcgtggaattagggcgcgtggcgacacaacgcgtggaattagggtgcgtggcgacacaacgcgtggaaatatgacgcgtagagatatacaacgcgtggaataatgGCGCATGgcgacacaacgcgtggaattagggtgcgtggcgacacaacgcgtggaaatatggcgcgtggagatatacaacgcgtggaattagggtgcgtggcgacacaacgcgtggaaatatggcgcgtggagatatacaacgcgtggaattagggtgcGTGGCGacacaacgcatggaaatatagcgcgtgtcgacacgacgcgtggaattagggcgtGTGGAGATATACAAcccgtggaaatatgacgcgtggtaatacaaagtgtggaaatatggcgcgtggtaatacaaagcgtggaaatacaacgcatggcatACAATATACACACCATTTGCGCCAGAAATATGACACTGTTAACCGCAATAGCAGTGACCTTCTGCGAATCCAATCCAACAAGCCGGAAAAACGCAGACACGAGATTCGACGTCCCAAAAGTACCCTTCTGCTTCACATCATCTTCGCCTCGTTTCGAATTATGACCCAAGCTCTTCGCCACCAAATCAGCAATATCCTTCGCAGTTTCCAAATAATTTGTGGCATACTCCAAGCCTGCCTTGATCTTGTGTAGAACGCCTGTAAacataattgattaatttatgCCCACAAGTAGATTAATTTATGACCCACAAGTATGACTAACCATTGTTTTCTGGCGATCCATCGACTTGATACAAAGTTAAGACGGTGATACAAAGAAGACACAGAAGTCTTGGCATGTTGATGCTACGGAAACGTTTTGTGTACTGAAGAAGAGACAGGTGTAACGGATTTTAATTACTCATTTCCATCCTGGTGAGTTTTTGTGACGCGGTGATCAGATTGGGACTCAACGCTTTGCTGACCAAGCAGAAGAAATTGGGACTCGAGGGGACAATTATGTCCTGGATAAGTCTTGAGCGGGAAGTAAGTCAGTTCTCTTGTAGTATTTCGGTAGACATGGCGAAAAAGTGAGTACCAGTAACTTTTGCAAGAGGagtatcaaattttccaaaataattATAAGTACAAAGGACTTTACGAAAAATATTGCATAACGAAATGTGAATgttacagaaattttatttctgcaACTATTGCCTTCATGACGTTACTATCTTCAAAACCAACATCCGCAAATCGAACATCCTTCTACCTGGACGAGGTTCGCAGTCTGAGCGAGCTGCCAATAACCGAGTTGATTCACATAAAGTCCTCCCTCATCGAaggtaatataaaatatcataatACGTCAGAAAAATAAGCATCGAAATAGAAGAAAAATTCTCGTGAAATTTGAGATGAGGCTCCTGAGGAAGATATGCAAGCTTCAAGTAGGATGTTATCGGTGTCGCTCCCCGTTGCGCAGCCCTTGAAGAGGTTCAACAAGAAGTCCATAAGACGTTACGAGGATCACTACGACGAGAAGGGCAAAGACTCGAAGATTTCCAAGATATTTCAATTGTCTGTCACTGCCCTGTCATTTCTGGCGTTCGGTGGCTATCTGCTGACGATGATAATAACGACTATTCGTCAAAATTCCATGAACGCGAACAATGGAAACGTTATTGTTCTCTCGGTGAGTAAAAGT
This genomic window from Megachile rotundata isolate GNS110a chromosome 14, iyMegRotu1, whole genome shotgun sequence contains:
- the LOC105664054 gene encoding uncharacterized protein LOC105664054, whose product is MTLLSSKPTSANRTSFYLDEVRSLSELPITELIHIKSSLIEDEAPEEDMQASSRMLSVSLPVAQPLKRFNKKSIRRYEDHYDEKGKDSKISKIFQLSVTALSFLAFGGYLLTMIITTIRQNSMNANNGNVIVLSNLQGLQALQNLQNYRPRRNVRVDVNEFQIEKLYQGMIMLSRKYAEYN
- the LOC100883833 gene encoding uncharacterized protein LOC100883833: MPRLLCLLCITVLTLYQVDGSPENNGVLHKIKAGLEYATNYLETAKDIADLVAKSLGHNSKRGEDDVKQKGTFGTSNLVSAFFRLVGLDSQKVTAIAVNSVIFLAQMIGSLFDLKPPKENLGRSFEDDLPWNPADLITESKNDRIQRLLNQAQDDELPNQLIERIEDVNLGCVRLLLCKTSPVIRGVQNFLRNKTRNESHRMTSWLPSRDQFEENSDECENTHTDCSLFS